From Vanrija pseudolonga chromosome 1, complete sequence, a single genomic window includes:
- the SPAPB1E7.08c_1 gene encoding putative MFS-type transporterc, giving the protein MLPRDTPSTPTSATAPRPKSTAPTTAQSTSRPPLNHHASAASLTRSRATSPTRVVRRDSEQSESSSSSGDSAADAAVREAIGEERERGLEETLEQLGFGPYQWRLFALCGCGWMSDNAALVCVAVILPRVRIHWDLSEKLVGVLSASTMAGMMAGSVAWGVVSDLAGRALPFNATLLLTAVFTISASFSPSFLVLCFWMFCMGTAVGGSMPTDGTLFIENLPHSKQYLLTVLSLFFSFGAVVSSLIGYALLPGASCIAHEGCDIKGGDNNGWRHVLLGLGCINLLCALSRVVLFRLHESPRFLVSNGREQEAVVVLRAIANFNDNTIDIQRDDVRQTEQTTLDPVSTAVVDTNGVARDPEEQHSLINGHRDEDGFIENPPHYEGVPGDDMYSVPPSELPSPVHHRRRKHHPHHQQQYHGRWAWLHKWIAQVARLFTPKWRRTVILMWIIWGAMSLAYTMFNVWLPTVLEMKQKEGTDKIKGSLNDVVLYALAGCPGSAIGAYMIQTKLGRRKSLALCTLATCISVFAFIPVTAKSAMVVSSMFISLTGTAMYAVLYGMTPETFNTSIRGTACGTAAAISRLTGVIAPVLAGFLLSIHHSLPLYVSAIVYMITVGCSLGLPKGRNKGSGGGAVMH; this is encoded by the exons ATGCTCCCCCGGGATACCCCATCAACACCAACGAGCGCaaccgcgccgcggcccaaGTCTACAGCGCCAACAACGGCGCAgagcacgtcgcgcccgccgctcaaCCACcacgcgtcggcggcctcgctgacccgctcgcgcgcgacctcgcccacgcGTGTGGTCCGCCGCGACTCGGAGCAGAGCGAGAGCTCTAGCTCGTCgggcgactcggcggccgacgcggctGTGCGCGAGGCTATTGGGGAGGAGAGGGAGCGCGGGTTGGAGGAGACGCTGGAGCAGCTGGGTTTTG GCCCGTACCAGTGGAGACTGTTCGCCCtgtgcggctgcggctggaTGTCGGACAACGCGGCGCTCGTGTGCGTCGCTGTCATCCTCCCGCGCGTGCGCATACACTGGGACTTGAGCGAGAAGCTCGTTGGCGTgctgagcgcgagcaccATGGCGGGG ATGATGGCCGGATCGGTCGCATGGGGCGTCGTGTCCGACCTCgctggccgcgcgctgccgtTCAACGcgaccctcctcctcacggcCGTCTTCACCATCTCGGCGAGCTTCAGCCCCagcttcctcgtcctctgtTTCTGGATGTTCTGCATGGGCACGGCGGTTGG TGGCTCCATGCCCACCGACGGAACCCTCTTCATTGAGAACCTGCCCCACTCGAAGCAGTACCTCCTCACGGTTCTCTCCCTCTTCTTCAGCTttggcgccgtcgtgtcCTCGCTGATCGGGTATGCCCTCCTCCCTGGCGCGAGCTGTATCGCGCACGAGGGATGCGATATCAAGGGCGGAGATAACAATGGCTGGAGACATGTCCTGCTGGGCTTGGGGTGTATC AACCTCCTCTGTGCGCTCTCCCGCGTCGTGCTCTTCCGCCTGCACGAGTCGCCGCGTTTCCTCGTCTCCAACGGTCGCGAGCAAGAAGCCGTGGTCGTTCTCCGCGCTATTGCAAACTTCAATGACAACACCATCGACAttcagcgcgacgacgtccgCCAGACGGAGCAGACGACGCTGGACCCCGTctccaccgccgtcgtcgacacgaacggcgtcgcccgcgaccccgaggagcagcacTCGCTGATCAACGGCcaccgcgacgaggacgggtTCATTGAGAACCCTCCGCATTACGAGGGTGTGCCCGGCGACGACATGTACAGTGTCCCACCGTCCGAGCTCCCGTCCCCtgtccaccaccgccgccgaaaGCACCACCCTCACCACCAGCAACAGTACCACGGCAGATGGGCGTGGTTACACAAATGGATCGCCCAGGTCGCCCGGCTGTTTACGCCAAAGTGGCGCAGAACGGTCATTCTCATGTGGATCATCTGGGGAGCAATGTCATTAG CATACACCATGTTCAACGTCTGGCTACCAACAGTGCTCGAGATGAAGCAGAAGGAGGGCACCGACAAGATCAAGGGGTCGTTGAATGACGTCGTGTTGTACGCGCTCGCGGGCTGCCCGGGCTCAGCA ATCGGCGCGTACATGATTCAGACCAAGCTGGGTCGCCGCAAGAGTCTGGCGCTGTGCACCCTCGCCACCTGCATCTCAGTCTTTGCCTTCATCCCCGTCACGGCCAAgtcggccatggtggtgagCTCAATGTTCATCTCACTCACCGGAACGGCAATGTACGCCGTGTTGT ATGGCATGACGCCCGAGACATTCAACACGAGCATCCGCGGGACAGCATGCGGCACTGCCGCAGCCATCTCGCGTCTCACCGGCGTCATTGCCCCGGTTCTCGCCGGCTTCCTGCTGTCGATCCACCACAGCTTGCCGCTGTACGTCTCTGCGATTGTGTACATGATCACCGTTGGGTGTTCATTAGGCCTTCCAAAGGGACGCAACAagggcagtggcggcggggccgtcATGCACTAG
- the ubc-7 gene encoding putative ubiquitin-conjugating enzyme E2 7: MPPAARANAGSATPPYPPSRPGSSKPGTPAVSATANSSLLLRKQLRDLQKNPVDGFSAGLVDDDNILEWQIVIMGPADTLYEGAILKARLIFPAEYPILPPKMVFDSEMWHPNVYNNGNKKGEVCVSILHAPGEDEWGYEDAGERWLPVHTVESVLMSVISLLSADVPDLNSPANVDAAKEVRENYESYKKKVKRLARRSAEEAYD, translated from the exons atgccgcccgccgcccgcgccaacGCAGGCTCCGCCACCCCGCCGTACCCCCCTTCCCGTCCGGGCTCGAGCAAGcccggcacgccggccgtctcggcgacggccaacAGCTCGCTCCTGCTGAGGAAGCAGCTGCGTG ACCTCCAGAAGAACCCCGTCGACGGATTCTCGGCCggcctggtcgacgacgacaacatcCTCGAGTGGCAGATCGTCATCATGGG ccccgccgacacgctcTACGAAGGCGCCATCCTCAAGGCGCGACTCATCTTCCCCGCC GAGTACCCGATCCTCCCGCCAAAGATGGTGTTTGACAGCGAGATGTGGCACCCGAACG TATACAACAATGGCaacaagaagggcgaggtgTGCGTGTCGATCCTG CACGCGCCGGGAGAGGACGAGTGGGGATACGAGGACGCCGGAGAGCGGTGGCTGCCGGTCCACACGGTCGAGAGTGTC ctcATGTCGGTCATCTCGCTCCTCTCCGCCGACGTCCCCGACCTCAACTCGCCAGCcaacgtcgacgccgccaaggaggtccGCGAGAACTAtgagt CGTACAAGAAGAAGGTCAAGCGCCTCGCCCGTCGTTCTGCCGAGGAGGCTTACGACTAA
- the YMR155W gene encoding uncharacterized protein translates to MSAFHRLHLDIDSRADPPPATFTSRARTCAERFSSILPRSLPLMPTFTVSKDGPQCAPDPLKAARIVSFIAAVFVGLASGSNYVYSGYAPQLTSKLGITSTQANLVGLGGNLGVYLTGPIWGKVVDAKGPRIPLIFGAVLNLLGYSFVRLFYIGFFPIRDEVTGETSHLQLFLLTLSMFLTGVAGSAGLSAGINATARSFPDRTRASATGAVLAGFGLSAFLFSTLGHAIFHGEAGGLLLLLAIGTATPDLVGSILVRPYPPVDYEEALVIHEEEEEELLDPEEAEDALARTVSLTEGMGVTPDFTERAVRRSLEMSHSGLLDPEEGQGRSTDQLIRRARLDSSGSLPPTAINFTPLQVWRSTDFHILFVVLALLCGVGLEWINNVGAVTLALARDGWSYDARAVAALQAKQVATISLLNCAGRIVAGAVSDLCKARFGVKRVWFLPIVAVMFLGSQLAVLRTTDVQSLWLVSAALGLSYGSLFNVLPMLVLEWFGMAHFSQNFGWMNLGPAIGGNVFNFLFGRVYDSNTVGRVGGPEPPATSDDVASPSASGRHAAAFVQHISERLLAAPPAPDRKHECLLGRGCYVTAFRVSVVACLVALALSLVAGVRRERLSVERKRALRAERAAVLSHDE, encoded by the exons ATGTCGGCTTTCCACCGTCTCCATCTCGACATAGATTCTAGAGCAGACCCACCACCGGCAACGTTCACCTCCCGCGCCAGGACATGTGCTGAGCGCTTCTCGTCTATCCTACCTCGTTCTTTACCCCTAATGCCGACGTTCACGGTTTCCAAGGACGGGCCGCAGTGCGCGCCCGACCCGCTCAAGGCGGCGCGTATCGTGAGCTTTATCGCGGCCGTGTTTGTCGGTCTTGCAAG TGGCTCAAACTACGTCTACTCTG GATATGCGCCGCAGCTTACCTCCAAACTCGGCATCACGTCCACACAAGCCAACCTCGTCGGCTTGGGTGGCAACCTCGGTGTGTACCTCACAGGCCCGAT CTGGGGCAAGGTTGTTGACGCCAAGGGGCCGAGGAT CCCGCTCATCTTCGGCGCGGTCCTCAACCTCCTGGGATACTCGTTTGTGCGCCTCTTCTACATCGGTTTCTTCCCCATCCGCGATGAGGTGACGGGCGAGACGTCGCACCTCCAGCTGTTCCTCCTCACCCTATCCATGTTCCTCACTGGCGTGGCGGGCTCCGCGGGCTTATCAGCGGGGATCAACGCCACTGCGCGCTCGTTCCCGGaccgcacgcgcgcgtcggcgacaggcgcggtgctggctggctttgGCCTCAGCGCGTTCCTCTTCAGCACCCTCGGCCACGCCATCTTccacggcgaggcgggcggcctgctcctcctgctcgctATTGGGACCGCTACGCCCGACCTTGTCGGCAGCATCCTCGTCCGCCCGTACCCTCCTGTCGACTATGAGGAAGCCCTGGTGATCcacgaagaggaggaggaagagctgctcgacccagaagaagccgaggacgcgctcgcgcgcaccgTCAGCCTCACCGAGGGCATGGGCGTCACCCCCGACTTTACAGAACGTGCCGTGCGCCGCAGCCTCGAGATGTCGCATTCTGGACTTTTGGATCCCGAGGAGGGCCAGGGGCGGTCGACCGACCAGCTCATCCGCAGAGCTCGCCTCGACTCGAGCGGATCCCTGCCCCCCACGGCGATCAACTTTACACCGCTGCAGGTATGGCGCAGCACCGACTTTCATATCCTGTTTGTCGTCCTCGCACTGCTGTGCGGTGTGGGCCTCGAGTGGATCAACAATGTTGGG GCCGTCACCCTCGCTCTTGCTCGCGACGGGTGGTCATATGATGCCCGTGCAGTGGCTGCGTTGCAGGCCAAGCAAGTCGCCACAATCTCTCTGCTCAACTGTGCCGGTCGTATTGTAGCCG GTGCCGTCTCCGACTTGTGCAAAGCTCGGTTTGGTGTTAAGCGG GTGTGGTTCCTCCCCATTGTGGCTGTCATGTTCCTTGGCTCACAGCTGGCTGTGCTCCGAACGACAGACGTCCAAAGCCTATGGCTGGTGTCTGCCGCACTGGGCCTGTCCTACGGCTCTCTGTTCAACGTCTTGCCGATGCTCGTCCTCGAATGGTTTGGCATGG CCCATTTCAGCCAAAACTTTGGTTGGATGAACCTGGGCCCTGCAATCGGCGGCAACGTGTTCAACTTTTTGTTCGGAAGGGTCTATGATTCGAACACTGTCGGGCGCGTGGGCGGCCCAGAGCCGCCAGCGACATCCGATGATGTGGCGTCGCCGAGTGCGAGCGGTCGGCACGCCGCAGCTTTTGTTCAACACATTAGTGAAAGGCTGTTGGCggcgccacccgcgccggACCGCAAGCACGAGTGTTTGCTTGGACGGGGCTGCTACGTGACTGCGTTCCGAGTGAGCGTGGTCGCGTGTCTCGTTGCGCTCGCCTTGAGCCTGGTTGCGGGCGTCCGCCGGGAACGCCTGTCGGTTGAACGTAAGCGTGCATT AAgagcggagcgagctgcCGTGTTGAGCCACGATGAGTGA
- the pda1 gene encoding Pyruvate dehydrogenase E1 component subunit alpha, mitochondrial: MLAALRAQSLRATRAAGAPSALRAVFARGLQTDADTSHPEGAVPESLTEKFNVRLHDESFHAYKCDAPSNEIDTTKEELIKMYDQMTTMRRMEQAADALYKAKLIRGFCHLAIGQEAVSVGMEHAIDANDRVITSYRCHTFAVLRGGSIKGVLAELMGREAGMSHGKGGSMHMFTPSFFGGNGIVGAQVPLGAGIAFAQKYLKNPAVTFALYGDGASNQGQVFEAYNMAKLWNIPAVFVCENNKYGMGTSAERSSMNTQYYTRGDQIPGIQVNGMDILAVKKACEFAKDWTVTGKGPLLIEFVTYRYGGHSMSDPGTTYRTRDEVQKVRSTSDPIAGLKKNILEWGVASEDELKAIDKKAKDEVNTAVEEAKQSPMPGLHEFWTDIYYKGSEPHKMRGRTKDEFHEYN, encoded by the exons ATGCTCGCTGCCCTCCGTGCGCAGAGCCTCCGCGCCACccgcgctgctggtgct CCCTCTGCACTCCGTGCCGTCTTTGCGCGCGGCCTGcagaccgacgccgacacgtcGCACCCCGAGGGAGCTGTCCCCGAGTCGTTGACTGAGAAG TTCAACGTCCGCCTCCACGATGAGTCGTTCCACGCGTACAAGTGCGACGCTCCCTCCAACGAGATTGACAcgaccaaggaggagctcaTCAAGATGTACGACCAGATG ACCACGATGCGCCGCAtggagcaggccgccgacgcccttTACAAGGCCAAGCTTATCCGCGGTTTCTGCCACCTTGCTATCGGCCAGGAGGCCGTCTCGGTCGGCATGGAGCACGCCATTGACGCCAACGACCGTGTCATTACCTCGTACCGCTGCCACACCTTTGCCGTCCTCCGTGGCGGTAGCATCAAGGGTGTGCTCGCTGAGCTGATGG GTCGCGAGGCCGGCATGTCGCACGGCAAGGGTGGCTCGATGCACATGTTCACCCCCTCGTTCTTCGGCGGTAACGGTATCGTCGGTGCCCAGGTTCCCCTTGGTGCCGGTATTGCCTTTGCCCAGAAGTACCTCAAGAACCCCGCTGTCACTTTCGCCCTCTACGGTGACGGTGCCTCCAACCAGGGTCAGGTCTTCGAGGCCTACAACATG GCCAAGCTGTGGAACATCCCCGCCGTCTTCGTCTGCGAGAACAACAAGTACGGCATGGGTACCTCGGCTGAGCGTTCGTCGATGAACACCCAGTACTACACCCGTGGTGACCAGATTCCCGGTATCCAGGTCAACGGCATGGACATTCTCGCCGTCAAGAAGGCGTGCGAGTTTGCCAAGGACTGGACCGTGACTGGCAAGGGCCCCTTGCTCATCGAGTTTGTCACCTACCGCTACGGTGGCCACTCGATGTCGGACCCCGGAACCACCTACCGTACCCGTGACGAGGTGCAGAAGGTCCGTTCGACCTCGGACCCCATTGCGGGCCTCAAGAAGAACATTCTCGAGTGGGGCGTCGcgtccgaggacgagctcaaggccatcgacaagaaggccaaggacgaggttAACACTgctgtcgaggaggccaagcagAGCCCCATGCCCGGTCTCCACGAGTTCTGGACCGACATTTAC TACAAGGGATCCGAGCCCCACAAGATGCGTGGCCGTACCAAGGACGAGTTCCACGAGTACAACTAA